A part of Solea solea chromosome 8, fSolSol10.1, whole genome shotgun sequence genomic DNA contains:
- the LOC131463956 gene encoding creatine kinase U-type, mitochondrial produces the protein MAAALTPSVYARLRDKTTPNNWTLDQCIQTGVDNPGHPFIKTVGMVAGDEESYEVFAELFDPVIKDRHNGYDPHTMKHPTDLDASKITSGMFDEHYVLSSRVRTGRSIRGLSLPPACSRSERREVERVVVTALSGLKGDLAGRYYSLGEMSDMEQQQLINEHFLFDKPVSPLLTAAGMARDWPDARGIWHNNEKNFLIWINEEDHTRIISMEKGGNMKRVFEMFCRGLKQVEHLIQERGWEFMWNERLGYILTCPSNLGTGLRAGVHIRLPLMSKDPRFKKILDNLRLQKRGTGGVDTAATGDTFDISNLDRLGRSEVELVQVVVDGVNYLIECEKRLERGQEIKIPSPISQFRK, from the exons ATGGCCGCAGCCTTGACTCCATCTGTTTATGCAAGACTGAGGGACAAGACAACTCCAAACAACTGGACACTGGACCAGTGCATCCAGACTGGAGTGGACAACCCTGGACATCCCTTCATCAAGACTGTAGGAATGGTGGCCGGTGACGAGGAGAGCTATGAG GTGTTTGCTGAGCTTTTTGACCCCGTGATCAAGGACAGACACAATGGCTATGACCCTCACACAATGAAGCACCCCACTGACCTGGATGCTTCCAAG ATCACTTCAGGAATGTTTGATGAGCATTATGTGCTGTCGTCTCGGGTCCGTACTGGCCGTAGCATCCGTGGGCTGAGTCTTCCCCCTGCGTGCTCGCGCTCTGAGCGTCGTGAAGTAGAGCGTGTGGTTGTGACAGCTTTATCCGGCCTGAAGGGAGACCTGGCCGGTCGCTACTACAGCCTGGGCGAGATGTCTGACATGGAGCAGCAACAGCTGATTAAT gagcacttcctgtttgataAACCAGTGTCACCGCTGCTTACGGCAGCTGGAATGGCCAGAGATTGGCCTGATGCTCGTGGCATCTG GCACAACAATGAGAAGAACTTCTTGATCTGGATCAATGAGGAGGATCACACGAGGATTATATCCATGGAGAAAGGCGGGAACATGAAGAGGGTGTTTGAAATGTTCTGCAGAGGTTTAAAACAG GTGGAGCATCTTATTCAGGAGAGAGGTTGGGAGTTTATGTGGAATGAACGGCTGGGTTACATCCTCACCTGCCCCTCAAATCTCGGCACTGGGCTTAGGGCTGGTGTGCACATTCGCCTGCCCCTCATGAGCAAG GATCCTCGCTTCAAAAAGATCCTGGATAACCTGAGACTACAAAAGAGAGGCACAGGAGGTGTTGACACAGCTGCGACCGGAGATACCTTTGATATCTCTAACCTTGACCGACTGGGAAGGTCAGAG GTGGAGCTGGTACAGGTAGTGGTTGATGGGGTGAACTACCTGATTGAATGTGAGAAGAGGTTGGAAAGAGGGCAGGAAATCAAGATCCCGTCTCCCATCTCCCAGTTCAGGAAGTAA
- the LOC131463419 gene encoding ras-specific guanine nucleotide-releasing factor 2-like isoform X2, with protein sequence MQKSVRYNEGHALFLSAVARKEGTKRGYLSKKTAENSRWHEKYFALYQNILFYFENEQSARPAGIYLLEGCTCERAPAPKMSTMGREALEKQHYFLIIFGHDGQKPLELRTEEEFECDEWVEAIQQASYSDIIIEREVLMQKYIHLVQIVETEKVAANQLRTQLEDQDTEIERLKSEIVALNKTKERMRPYHIPHENEDPDIKKIKKVQSFMRGWLCRRKWKIIVQDYICSPHAESMRKRNQIVFNMVEAETEYVHQLYILVNCFLRPLRMAASSKKPPICHDDVSSIFLNSETIMFLHEIFHQGLKARIANWPTLVLADLFDILLPMLNIYQEFVRNHQYSLQVLANCKQNRDFDKLLKQYESNAACEGRMLETFLTYPMFQIPRYIITLHELLAHTPHEHVERKSLEFAKSKLEELSRVMHDEVSDTENIRKNLAIERMIVEGCDILLDTSQTFVRQGSLIQLPSVERGKLSKVRLGSLSLKKEGERQCFLFTKHFLVCTRSSGGKLHLLKQGGVLSLIDCTLIEEPDASDEEAKVGGQVFGQLDFKLVVEPSDSPSFTVVLLAPSRQEKAAWTSDISQCIDNIRCNGLMTSVFEENSKVTVPHMINKTLNSCKVPQIRYASVDRLLERLTDLRFLSIDFLNTFLHTYRIFTTATVVMDKLADIYKKPFSSIPIRPQYHSFDRLSISSMCPDYSLKIKKIAMDQSKSLELFFATNQNNRNSEHSNDKSPRLCRKFSSPPPLSIPSRTNSPVRVRKLSLHSPITARVGGLDLTSPLSNPSINPTSQSAASSPTSAHTPTTPTPQTPTPASSPPLPSSTSPPPNNSKPQQDQVPPIPSSPDQTPGPTAEGEDGPRIDPFCGKLRRSIRRAVLESVSLEKINPESSQSSEAGDLSPCRSPSTPRHLRYRQPGVQSGENSRCPVSPASAFAIATAAAGHGSPPVFTNSERTCDKEFIIRRAATNRVLNVLRHWVSKHSQDFEMNGELKMSVICLLEEVLRDPDLLPQERKATANILSALSQDEQDDAQLRIEDILQMADCPKAECFESLSAMELAEQITLLDHIVFRSIPYEEFLGQGWMKVDKTERTPYIMKTSQHFNDMSNLVASQIMTHTDVGSRANSIEKWVAVADICRCLNNYNGVLEITSALNRSAIYRLKKTWAKISKQVE encoded by the exons CACTACTTCCTCATCATCTTTGGGCACGATGGACAGAAACCTCTGGAGCTGCGGACAGAGGAGGAGTTTGAATGTGATGAATGGGTGGAGGCCATCCAGCAGGCCAG ttaTTCTGACATCATCATCGAACGAGAGGTCCTGATGCAGAAATACATCCACCTTGTACAGATAGTGGAGACGGAGAAGGTGGCAGCCAATCAGCTGCGTACCCAACTAGAGGATCAGGACACAGAAATTGAGAGGCTCAAATCAGAg ATTGTAGCTCTGAACAAAACCAAGGAGCGAATGCGGCCTTACCACATCCCCCATGAAAATGAAGACCCAGACATCAAAAAGATCAAAAAG GTGCAAAGTTTCATGCGAGGCTGGCTATGTCGCAGGAAGTGGAAGATCATTGTTCAGGATTACATCTGCTCTCCTCATGCTGAGAGCATGAGGAAGAGGAACCAGATTGTCTTCAACATGGTGGAGGCGGAGACAGA gtACGTTCACCAGCTCTACATCCTGGTGAACTGTTTCCTCCGTCCCCTGAGAATGGCTGCCAGTTCCAAGAAACCCCCCATCTGCCACGATGACGTCAGCAGCATCTTCCTCAACAG CGAGACCATCATGTTCCTGCATGAGATTTTCCATCAGGGCTTAAAGGCGAGGATAGCAAACTGGCCAACCCTGGTGCTGG CTGACCTCTTTGACATCCTGCTGCCCATGCTGAACATCTATCAGGAGTTTGTGAGAAACCATCAGTATAGTCTGCAGGTTTTGGCCAACTGCAAGCAGAACAGAGACTTTGACAAGCTGCTGAAACAGTACGAGTCCAACGCTGCCTGTGAGGGGAGAATGCTTGAGACCTTCCTCACATACCCCATGTTCCAG ATTCCTCGCTACATCATCACCTTGCACGAGTTGCTGGCACACACACCTCATGAGCATGTGGAGCGCAAAAGTCTTGAATTTGCCAAGTCCAAATTAGAGGAACTGTCCAG AGTGATGCACGATGAGGTGAGTGACACGGAGAATATTCGGAAGAACCTGGCCATAGAGAGGATGATAGTGGAGGGCTGTGACATCCTATTGGACACCAGCCAGACCTTCGTCAGGCAGG GCTCTCTGATCCAGCTGCCATCGGTGGAGCGAGGGAAGCTAAGTAAGGTCCGCTTGGGTTCCCTCTCACTGAAGAAGGAAGGGGAAAGGCAGTGTTTCCTCTTCACCAAACACTTCCTCGTTTGCACACGCAGCTCCGGGGGAAAACTGCACCTTCTCAAG CAAGGTGGCGTTTTGTCCCTTATTGACTGCACACTTATAGAGGAGCCAGATGCCAGTGATGAGGAGG CTAAAGTCGGTGGTCAGGTTTTTGGTCAGCTGGACTTTAAGCTTGTGGTGGAGCCGTCAGACTCCCCCTCATTCACCGTTGTCTTACTGGCACCATCACGCCAGGAGAAGGCTGCATGGACCAGTGATATTAGCCAG TGTATTGATAATATTCGCTGCAATGGCTTGATGACCAGTGTATTTGAGGAGAACTCCAAAGTCACTGTGCCTCATATGATCAA CAAGACGCTCAACTCCTGCAAGGTCCCCCAGATCCGTTACGCCAGTGTGGATCGGCTGCTGGAGAGGCTGACCGACCTGCGGTTTCTCTCTATAGACTTCCTCAACACCTTCCTGCACACATACAGGATCTTCACCACAGCAACTGTGGTCATGGACAAACTCGCCGACATCTACAAGAAGCCCTTTTCCTCCATACCCATCAG GCCGCAGTACCACTCATTTGACCGTTTGTCCATCTCATCCATGTGTCCTGACTACAGTCTGAAGATCAAGAAGATAGCCATGGATCAGTCCAA GTCCTTGGAGCTGTTCTTTGCCACTAATCAGAATAACCGAAACAGTGAGCACTCAAACGACAAATCTCCTCGTCTGTGCCGCAAGttctcgtctcctcctcctttgtccATCCCATCACGCACCAACTCCCCTGTCAGAGTACGAAAGCTTTCCCTCCACTCCCCCATCACCGCCAGGGTCGGAGGCCTCGACCTCACAAGTCCTCTCTCAAACCCCAGCATTAATCCCACTTCTCAGTCTGCTGCGAGTAGTCCCACTTCTGCCCACACCCCAACGACCCCAACGCCTCAGACTCCTACTCcagcctcctctcctcctctgccttcctccacctctcctccaccCAACAACTCCAAGCCACAACAAGACCAAGTTCCTCCCATTCCTTCTTCACCGGACCAGACTCCTGGACCGACTGCAGAGGGAGAGGACGGCCCCAGGATTGACCCTTTCTGCGGGAAACTGCGACGGAGCATTCGCAGAG CCGTGCTGGAGTCAGTGTCACTGGAGAAAATTAACCCCGAGTCTTCTCAGAGCAGTGAGGCAGGAGACTTGTCTCCGTGTCGCTCTCCTTCCACACCTCGACACCTCCGCTACAGACAGCCTGGAG tcCAGTCAGGGGAGAACTCACGCTGCCCAGTCTCTCCTGCCTCTGCCTTTGCAATCgcaacagctgcagcaggacaTGGCTCAccaccag TGTTTACTAACTCTGAAAGAACGTGTGACAAAGAGTTCATCATCCGCCGAGCTGCAACCAACAGGGTTCTTAATGTGCTGCGCCACTGGGTCTCCAAACACTCAcag GACTTTGAGATGAACGGGGAGCTGAAGATGTCGGTGATCTGTCTCCTGGAGGAGGTGCTCAGAGATCCAGACCTTCTGCCTCAGGAGAGGAAAGCTACTGCCAACATACTAag tGCCCTTTCTCAAGACGAGCAGGATGATGCCCAGCTGAGAATTGAGGACATCTTACAAATG gcgGACTGTCCCAAGGCAGAGTGCTTTGAGTCTCTCTCGGCAATGGAGCTGGCTGAACAGATCACTCTGTTGGATCACATTGTCTTTAGGAGCATCCCTTACGA AGAGTTTCTCGGCCAAGGCTGGATGAAGGTTGATAAGACAGAACGGACGCCTTATATCATGAAAACCAGCCAACACTTCAATGAT ATGAGCAACCTGGTGGCATCGCAGATTATGACCCATACTGATGTGGGCTCGAGGGCCAACTCCATAGAGAAGTGGGTTGCCGTGGCCGACATCTGTCGCTGTCTCAACAACTACAACGGAGTACTGGAGATCACATCTGCACTCAACCGCAGTGCCATCTACCGTTTGAAGAAGACCTGGGCTAAAATCAGCAAACAGGTGGAATGA
- the LOC131463419 gene encoding ras-specific guanine nucleotide-releasing factor 2-like isoform X3 produces the protein MQKSVRYNEGHALFLSAVARKEGTKRGYLSKKTAENSRWHEKYFALYQNILFYFENEQSARPAGIYLLEGCTCERAPAPKMSTMGREALEKQHYFLIIFGHDGQKPLELRTEEEFECDEWVEAIQQASYSDIIIEREVLMQKYIHLVQIVETEKVAANQLRTQLEDQDTEIERLKSEIVALNKTKERMRPYHIPHENEDPDIKKIKKVQSFMRGWLCRRKWKIIVQDYICSPHAESMRKRNQIVFNMVEAETEYVHQLYILVNCFLRPLRMAASSKKPPICHDDVSSIFLNSETIMFLHEIFHQGLKARIANWPTLVLADLFDILLPMLNIYQEFVRNHQYSLQVLANCKQNRDFDKLLKQYESNAACEGRMLETFLTYPMFQIPRYIITLHELLAHTPHEHVERKSLEFAKSKLEELSRVMHDEVSDTENIRKNLAIERMIVEGCDILLDTSQTFVRQGSLIQLPSVERGKLSKVRLGSLSLKKEGERQCFLFTKHFLVCTRSSGGKLHLLKQGGVLSLIDCTLIEEPDASDEEAKVGGQVFGQLDFKLVVEPSDSPSFTVVLLAPSRQEKAAWTSDISQCIDNIRCNGLMTSVFEENSKVTVPHMIKSDVRLHKDDVDICFSKTLNSCKVPQIRYASVDRLLERLTDLRFLSIDFLNTFLHTYRIFTTATVVMDKLADIYKKPFSSIPIRSLELFFATNQNNRNSEHSNDKSPRLCRKFSSPPPLSIPSRTNSPVRVRKLSLHSPITARVGGLDLTSPLSNPSINPTSQSAASSPTSAHTPTTPTPQTPTPASSPPLPSSTSPPPNNSKPQQDQVPPIPSSPDQTPGPTAEGEDGPRIDPFCGKLRRSIRRAVLESVSLEKINPESSQSSEAGDLSPCRSPSTPRHLRYRQPGVQSGENSRCPVSPASAFAIATAAAGHGSPPVFTNSERTCDKEFIIRRAATNRVLNVLRHWVSKHSQDFEMNGELKMSVICLLEEVLRDPDLLPQERKATANILSALSQDEQDDAQLRIEDILQMADCPKAECFESLSAMELAEQITLLDHIVFRSIPYEEFLGQGWMKVDKTERTPYIMKTSQHFNDMSNLVASQIMTHTDVGSRANSIEKWVAVADICRCLNNYNGVLEITSALNRSAIYRLKKTWAKISKQVE, from the exons CACTACTTCCTCATCATCTTTGGGCACGATGGACAGAAACCTCTGGAGCTGCGGACAGAGGAGGAGTTTGAATGTGATGAATGGGTGGAGGCCATCCAGCAGGCCAG ttaTTCTGACATCATCATCGAACGAGAGGTCCTGATGCAGAAATACATCCACCTTGTACAGATAGTGGAGACGGAGAAGGTGGCAGCCAATCAGCTGCGTACCCAACTAGAGGATCAGGACACAGAAATTGAGAGGCTCAAATCAGAg ATTGTAGCTCTGAACAAAACCAAGGAGCGAATGCGGCCTTACCACATCCCCCATGAAAATGAAGACCCAGACATCAAAAAGATCAAAAAG GTGCAAAGTTTCATGCGAGGCTGGCTATGTCGCAGGAAGTGGAAGATCATTGTTCAGGATTACATCTGCTCTCCTCATGCTGAGAGCATGAGGAAGAGGAACCAGATTGTCTTCAACATGGTGGAGGCGGAGACAGA gtACGTTCACCAGCTCTACATCCTGGTGAACTGTTTCCTCCGTCCCCTGAGAATGGCTGCCAGTTCCAAGAAACCCCCCATCTGCCACGATGACGTCAGCAGCATCTTCCTCAACAG CGAGACCATCATGTTCCTGCATGAGATTTTCCATCAGGGCTTAAAGGCGAGGATAGCAAACTGGCCAACCCTGGTGCTGG CTGACCTCTTTGACATCCTGCTGCCCATGCTGAACATCTATCAGGAGTTTGTGAGAAACCATCAGTATAGTCTGCAGGTTTTGGCCAACTGCAAGCAGAACAGAGACTTTGACAAGCTGCTGAAACAGTACGAGTCCAACGCTGCCTGTGAGGGGAGAATGCTTGAGACCTTCCTCACATACCCCATGTTCCAG ATTCCTCGCTACATCATCACCTTGCACGAGTTGCTGGCACACACACCTCATGAGCATGTGGAGCGCAAAAGTCTTGAATTTGCCAAGTCCAAATTAGAGGAACTGTCCAG AGTGATGCACGATGAGGTGAGTGACACGGAGAATATTCGGAAGAACCTGGCCATAGAGAGGATGATAGTGGAGGGCTGTGACATCCTATTGGACACCAGCCAGACCTTCGTCAGGCAGG GCTCTCTGATCCAGCTGCCATCGGTGGAGCGAGGGAAGCTAAGTAAGGTCCGCTTGGGTTCCCTCTCACTGAAGAAGGAAGGGGAAAGGCAGTGTTTCCTCTTCACCAAACACTTCCTCGTTTGCACACGCAGCTCCGGGGGAAAACTGCACCTTCTCAAG CAAGGTGGCGTTTTGTCCCTTATTGACTGCACACTTATAGAGGAGCCAGATGCCAGTGATGAGGAGG CTAAAGTCGGTGGTCAGGTTTTTGGTCAGCTGGACTTTAAGCTTGTGGTGGAGCCGTCAGACTCCCCCTCATTCACCGTTGTCTTACTGGCACCATCACGCCAGGAGAAGGCTGCATGGACCAGTGATATTAGCCAG TGTATTGATAATATTCGCTGCAATGGCTTGATGACCAGTGTATTTGAGGAGAACTCCAAAGTCACTGTGCCTCATATGATCAA ATCCGATGTGCGTCTCCATAAAGATGATGTTGACATTTGCTTCAGCAAGACGCTCAACTCCTGCAAGGTCCCCCAGATCCGTTACGCCAGTGTGGATCGGCTGCTGGAGAGGCTGACCGACCTGCGGTTTCTCTCTATAGACTTCCTCAACACCTTCCTGCACACATACAGGATCTTCACCACAGCAACTGTGGTCATGGACAAACTCGCCGACATCTACAAGAAGCCCTTTTCCTCCATACCCATCAG GTCCTTGGAGCTGTTCTTTGCCACTAATCAGAATAACCGAAACAGTGAGCACTCAAACGACAAATCTCCTCGTCTGTGCCGCAAGttctcgtctcctcctcctttgtccATCCCATCACGCACCAACTCCCCTGTCAGAGTACGAAAGCTTTCCCTCCACTCCCCCATCACCGCCAGGGTCGGAGGCCTCGACCTCACAAGTCCTCTCTCAAACCCCAGCATTAATCCCACTTCTCAGTCTGCTGCGAGTAGTCCCACTTCTGCCCACACCCCAACGACCCCAACGCCTCAGACTCCTACTCcagcctcctctcctcctctgccttcctccacctctcctccaccCAACAACTCCAAGCCACAACAAGACCAAGTTCCTCCCATTCCTTCTTCACCGGACCAGACTCCTGGACCGACTGCAGAGGGAGAGGACGGCCCCAGGATTGACCCTTTCTGCGGGAAACTGCGACGGAGCATTCGCAGAG CCGTGCTGGAGTCAGTGTCACTGGAGAAAATTAACCCCGAGTCTTCTCAGAGCAGTGAGGCAGGAGACTTGTCTCCGTGTCGCTCTCCTTCCACACCTCGACACCTCCGCTACAGACAGCCTGGAG tcCAGTCAGGGGAGAACTCACGCTGCCCAGTCTCTCCTGCCTCTGCCTTTGCAATCgcaacagctgcagcaggacaTGGCTCAccaccag TGTTTACTAACTCTGAAAGAACGTGTGACAAAGAGTTCATCATCCGCCGAGCTGCAACCAACAGGGTTCTTAATGTGCTGCGCCACTGGGTCTCCAAACACTCAcag GACTTTGAGATGAACGGGGAGCTGAAGATGTCGGTGATCTGTCTCCTGGAGGAGGTGCTCAGAGATCCAGACCTTCTGCCTCAGGAGAGGAAAGCTACTGCCAACATACTAag tGCCCTTTCTCAAGACGAGCAGGATGATGCCCAGCTGAGAATTGAGGACATCTTACAAATG gcgGACTGTCCCAAGGCAGAGTGCTTTGAGTCTCTCTCGGCAATGGAGCTGGCTGAACAGATCACTCTGTTGGATCACATTGTCTTTAGGAGCATCCCTTACGA AGAGTTTCTCGGCCAAGGCTGGATGAAGGTTGATAAGACAGAACGGACGCCTTATATCATGAAAACCAGCCAACACTTCAATGAT ATGAGCAACCTGGTGGCATCGCAGATTATGACCCATACTGATGTGGGCTCGAGGGCCAACTCCATAGAGAAGTGGGTTGCCGTGGCCGACATCTGTCGCTGTCTCAACAACTACAACGGAGTACTGGAGATCACATCTGCACTCAACCGCAGTGCCATCTACCGTTTGAAGAAGACCTGGGCTAAAATCAGCAAACAGGTGGAATGA
- the LOC131463419 gene encoding ras-specific guanine nucleotide-releasing factor 2-like isoform X1, with translation MQKSVRYNEGHALFLSAVARKEGTKRGYLSKKTAENSRWHEKYFALYQNILFYFENEQSARPAGIYLLEGCTCERAPAPKMSTMGREALEKQHYFLIIFGHDGQKPLELRTEEEFECDEWVEAIQQASYSDIIIEREVLMQKYIHLVQIVETEKVAANQLRTQLEDQDTEIERLKSEIVALNKTKERMRPYHIPHENEDPDIKKIKKVQSFMRGWLCRRKWKIIVQDYICSPHAESMRKRNQIVFNMVEAETEYVHQLYILVNCFLRPLRMAASSKKPPICHDDVSSIFLNSETIMFLHEIFHQGLKARIANWPTLVLADLFDILLPMLNIYQEFVRNHQYSLQVLANCKQNRDFDKLLKQYESNAACEGRMLETFLTYPMFQIPRYIITLHELLAHTPHEHVERKSLEFAKSKLEELSRVMHDEVSDTENIRKNLAIERMIVEGCDILLDTSQTFVRQGSLIQLPSVERGKLSKVRLGSLSLKKEGERQCFLFTKHFLVCTRSSGGKLHLLKQGGVLSLIDCTLIEEPDASDEEAKVGGQVFGQLDFKLVVEPSDSPSFTVVLLAPSRQEKAAWTSDISQCIDNIRCNGLMTSVFEENSKVTVPHMIKSDVRLHKDDVDICFSKTLNSCKVPQIRYASVDRLLERLTDLRFLSIDFLNTFLHTYRIFTTATVVMDKLADIYKKPFSSIPIRPQYHSFDRLSISSMCPDYSLKIKKIAMDQSKSLELFFATNQNNRNSEHSNDKSPRLCRKFSSPPPLSIPSRTNSPVRVRKLSLHSPITARVGGLDLTSPLSNPSINPTSQSAASSPTSAHTPTTPTPQTPTPASSPPLPSSTSPPPNNSKPQQDQVPPIPSSPDQTPGPTAEGEDGPRIDPFCGKLRRSIRRAVLESVSLEKINPESSQSSEAGDLSPCRSPSTPRHLRYRQPGVQSGENSRCPVSPASAFAIATAAAGHGSPPVFTNSERTCDKEFIIRRAATNRVLNVLRHWVSKHSQDFEMNGELKMSVICLLEEVLRDPDLLPQERKATANILSALSQDEQDDAQLRIEDILQMADCPKAECFESLSAMELAEQITLLDHIVFRSIPYEEFLGQGWMKVDKTERTPYIMKTSQHFNDMSNLVASQIMTHTDVGSRANSIEKWVAVADICRCLNNYNGVLEITSALNRSAIYRLKKTWAKISKQVE, from the exons CACTACTTCCTCATCATCTTTGGGCACGATGGACAGAAACCTCTGGAGCTGCGGACAGAGGAGGAGTTTGAATGTGATGAATGGGTGGAGGCCATCCAGCAGGCCAG ttaTTCTGACATCATCATCGAACGAGAGGTCCTGATGCAGAAATACATCCACCTTGTACAGATAGTGGAGACGGAGAAGGTGGCAGCCAATCAGCTGCGTACCCAACTAGAGGATCAGGACACAGAAATTGAGAGGCTCAAATCAGAg ATTGTAGCTCTGAACAAAACCAAGGAGCGAATGCGGCCTTACCACATCCCCCATGAAAATGAAGACCCAGACATCAAAAAGATCAAAAAG GTGCAAAGTTTCATGCGAGGCTGGCTATGTCGCAGGAAGTGGAAGATCATTGTTCAGGATTACATCTGCTCTCCTCATGCTGAGAGCATGAGGAAGAGGAACCAGATTGTCTTCAACATGGTGGAGGCGGAGACAGA gtACGTTCACCAGCTCTACATCCTGGTGAACTGTTTCCTCCGTCCCCTGAGAATGGCTGCCAGTTCCAAGAAACCCCCCATCTGCCACGATGACGTCAGCAGCATCTTCCTCAACAG CGAGACCATCATGTTCCTGCATGAGATTTTCCATCAGGGCTTAAAGGCGAGGATAGCAAACTGGCCAACCCTGGTGCTGG CTGACCTCTTTGACATCCTGCTGCCCATGCTGAACATCTATCAGGAGTTTGTGAGAAACCATCAGTATAGTCTGCAGGTTTTGGCCAACTGCAAGCAGAACAGAGACTTTGACAAGCTGCTGAAACAGTACGAGTCCAACGCTGCCTGTGAGGGGAGAATGCTTGAGACCTTCCTCACATACCCCATGTTCCAG ATTCCTCGCTACATCATCACCTTGCACGAGTTGCTGGCACACACACCTCATGAGCATGTGGAGCGCAAAAGTCTTGAATTTGCCAAGTCCAAATTAGAGGAACTGTCCAG AGTGATGCACGATGAGGTGAGTGACACGGAGAATATTCGGAAGAACCTGGCCATAGAGAGGATGATAGTGGAGGGCTGTGACATCCTATTGGACACCAGCCAGACCTTCGTCAGGCAGG GCTCTCTGATCCAGCTGCCATCGGTGGAGCGAGGGAAGCTAAGTAAGGTCCGCTTGGGTTCCCTCTCACTGAAGAAGGAAGGGGAAAGGCAGTGTTTCCTCTTCACCAAACACTTCCTCGTTTGCACACGCAGCTCCGGGGGAAAACTGCACCTTCTCAAG CAAGGTGGCGTTTTGTCCCTTATTGACTGCACACTTATAGAGGAGCCAGATGCCAGTGATGAGGAGG CTAAAGTCGGTGGTCAGGTTTTTGGTCAGCTGGACTTTAAGCTTGTGGTGGAGCCGTCAGACTCCCCCTCATTCACCGTTGTCTTACTGGCACCATCACGCCAGGAGAAGGCTGCATGGACCAGTGATATTAGCCAG TGTATTGATAATATTCGCTGCAATGGCTTGATGACCAGTGTATTTGAGGAGAACTCCAAAGTCACTGTGCCTCATATGATCAA ATCCGATGTGCGTCTCCATAAAGATGATGTTGACATTTGCTTCAGCAAGACGCTCAACTCCTGCAAGGTCCCCCAGATCCGTTACGCCAGTGTGGATCGGCTGCTGGAGAGGCTGACCGACCTGCGGTTTCTCTCTATAGACTTCCTCAACACCTTCCTGCACACATACAGGATCTTCACCACAGCAACTGTGGTCATGGACAAACTCGCCGACATCTACAAGAAGCCCTTTTCCTCCATACCCATCAG GCCGCAGTACCACTCATTTGACCGTTTGTCCATCTCATCCATGTGTCCTGACTACAGTCTGAAGATCAAGAAGATAGCCATGGATCAGTCCAA GTCCTTGGAGCTGTTCTTTGCCACTAATCAGAATAACCGAAACAGTGAGCACTCAAACGACAAATCTCCTCGTCTGTGCCGCAAGttctcgtctcctcctcctttgtccATCCCATCACGCACCAACTCCCCTGTCAGAGTACGAAAGCTTTCCCTCCACTCCCCCATCACCGCCAGGGTCGGAGGCCTCGACCTCACAAGTCCTCTCTCAAACCCCAGCATTAATCCCACTTCTCAGTCTGCTGCGAGTAGTCCCACTTCTGCCCACACCCCAACGACCCCAACGCCTCAGACTCCTACTCcagcctcctctcctcctctgccttcctccacctctcctccaccCAACAACTCCAAGCCACAACAAGACCAAGTTCCTCCCATTCCTTCTTCACCGGACCAGACTCCTGGACCGACTGCAGAGGGAGAGGACGGCCCCAGGATTGACCCTTTCTGCGGGAAACTGCGACGGAGCATTCGCAGAG CCGTGCTGGAGTCAGTGTCACTGGAGAAAATTAACCCCGAGTCTTCTCAGAGCAGTGAGGCAGGAGACTTGTCTCCGTGTCGCTCTCCTTCCACACCTCGACACCTCCGCTACAGACAGCCTGGAG tcCAGTCAGGGGAGAACTCACGCTGCCCAGTCTCTCCTGCCTCTGCCTTTGCAATCgcaacagctgcagcaggacaTGGCTCAccaccag TGTTTACTAACTCTGAAAGAACGTGTGACAAAGAGTTCATCATCCGCCGAGCTGCAACCAACAGGGTTCTTAATGTGCTGCGCCACTGGGTCTCCAAACACTCAcag GACTTTGAGATGAACGGGGAGCTGAAGATGTCGGTGATCTGTCTCCTGGAGGAGGTGCTCAGAGATCCAGACCTTCTGCCTCAGGAGAGGAAAGCTACTGCCAACATACTAag tGCCCTTTCTCAAGACGAGCAGGATGATGCCCAGCTGAGAATTGAGGACATCTTACAAATG gcgGACTGTCCCAAGGCAGAGTGCTTTGAGTCTCTCTCGGCAATGGAGCTGGCTGAACAGATCACTCTGTTGGATCACATTGTCTTTAGGAGCATCCCTTACGA AGAGTTTCTCGGCCAAGGCTGGATGAAGGTTGATAAGACAGAACGGACGCCTTATATCATGAAAACCAGCCAACACTTCAATGAT ATGAGCAACCTGGTGGCATCGCAGATTATGACCCATACTGATGTGGGCTCGAGGGCCAACTCCATAGAGAAGTGGGTTGCCGTGGCCGACATCTGTCGCTGTCTCAACAACTACAACGGAGTACTGGAGATCACATCTGCACTCAACCGCAGTGCCATCTACCGTTTGAAGAAGACCTGGGCTAAAATCAGCAAACAGGTGGAATGA